GAGAACTGGGAGCACGTTCTCCTCGAAGAACGCGGGCTCGAATGTGTAGGTGGTGAAGACCGCGGCCTCGACGCGACCCTTGCCGATGGCATCGCGTAATGCATCGCAGAGCGAGTTCTCGGGAATGGGGCTTTGCATCAAGCGCGCCCCACGACGGTGCGACCTATCGCCTTCAAGCTGTTCATGAAATACGAGTTGGTCCAGAGGTGCGGCAACTCTTTTCGCGACGGGAGCGGAGGCCCATCGTCCCCACGAAACCGTACATCGAGCTTGCCGCGGTCGATCTTCACCCACGGCGCCGCGCCGCCACGCGCCCTCATGACGGCCTCGTTCTGCTCGAGCACGAGGCGGATCGCGTCGCCGTACTTCCCACGCTGCATCGCGAGGCCCGCATCGAGGATACGCTTGCGGGTGTTGTCCGAAGCCGCGTGATCGAAGAGCACGATCGCTCCTCGCGGCAATGCATCCGGCTCGAGATGAACGAGCCCCTTGCCCCACGTCTCCTCCACGTCCCGAGCGACGTCCTTCACCGAGCGGCTCCCGCAACGCATCAGGTAACCGAAGAGCCGCGCCACCGCGCCGAGGAGCGGCTCGACGTGGCGGATGTACGAGAGGCGCTCGGCCAAGGCGCCGCGACCCTCTTTCTCCGCGCGTAACAGAAGCTCGTCCAGGTCTTTCATAACAAACCAGGTTTCCCACGGTACCCGCTTGGAATCGTAGACCTCGACCATGGTCTCCCATAGCTCCCGTTGCCGAGCGCGGACCGATGGCGCCATTCCCTCCCCGCCGCGGACCAGCGTATTCAGATAATAGTCGAGCTCTTCGCCTTCGACCCTCGGCACGAGCTGCCTGGCGAGCGCGGCTGCGCACGCCTTGTGCTTGTTGTAGGGGTCGAAAATTGCGGCCTCCTTCTTCCCAATAAGGTCATCTATCGCCCTCTCGAAGCCGCGGAGCCTGCTCGCATGGAAGCTCTCGACGAACTGATAGGCAGAGGGCGTCAGCCTCTGCACGTGCGCGTCGAAGATCCCGCTCTTGCGCGCGGCCTGGCTGTACAAGCCCCACAATCCATAGGTCCGCTGATCACTCAAGATCTGATGCGCCGGGTCCGCGGAAATCTTCACGCTCCCCCCGCTCGCGAGGCGTCCTTTCACCCGCTCGATACCGCGCAGCTCTCCCCGGAGCCCTTCTTGCCCCGCCGCGTGACGGCTATACGCGGCGAGCTGCTCGGCCCGCAGGAACAACGCGAGCCGTGCTCCTTCGCTGACCTTCCCGCGCTCGACGAGGCGATCCACGAAATACATGCCCAAGATGAGTGTCGTAAACCCACGCAAGGAGGTCGTGACCGTCGTCAGGTTGCCAACGACCTCCCGCCCAAACGCGCTCCAGATGGGCTCGAAGCCCAGTGGATCCCGAGACCCCTTCACCTTGGCTCGATCGTCAATCTTCGTAAAAAAGACCATGCCCGTCCTCACCGCTTCTTGAACAGCAGCGAAAGCCCGAACAGCGCCCCCAGCGTCAGGATGATCGTCGCGCCGCTCGCCACGTTCGCGTGGTACGAAAGAATCAATCCAATCGACGATCCGATCGTCCCGATCGCAATCGCGAGCAGCGCCACCCGCCCGATGCTCCGGCCCACCATCTTGGCCGTCGCCGCCGGGATCACCACGAACGAGCTCACGAGCGCGATCCCCACCGTCTTCACCGCCACCACGATCACGACCGCCGTCAGCGCCAGCAGCATGTAATCGAGCGCGGCCACCTTCACGCCCGAGAGCGCGGCGAGCTCCGGGTCGAACGTCGCATACGCGAGCTTCGTCCAGGTGAACGCCAGGAGAAGCGCCGTCACCACGCCCACCACGCCCACCGTGAGCAGGTCCTCCGGCGATATCGCGAGGATGCTCCCGAAGAGCACCGTCTCCACGTTCACCTGCGGCCCGTCCGTCGATCGGAGCCCCAGAAGCAGCACGCCGAGCGCGAACGACACGGCCGAAAACACGCCCGTCGCCACGTCCCCGCGCAGGCTCCCGCGCCGGAGGACGTACCCGATCCCGAGCGCGATCAGCACCGTGAACGGCAGCGCCACCCAGGTCATCCGCTCCAGCGACACGCCGAGCAGGAGCCCGAGGGCGATGCCCCCGAACGCCGCGTGCGCGAGGCCGTCGCCGATGAACGACAGGCCACGCTGCACCACGAACACGCCGATCATCGCGCACAGACCCCCCACCACCGCGCCGGCGATCATCGCCCGCTGCATGAAGGGGACCAGCAAGGGCTCGAGCAACGCGTCCACGAAGGTTCACTCCTCGTCGGGCAAATGATGATGGTGTGAATGCGCCGCGTGGTCGCCGCCGGCCACGGCCGATATCGCCGAGAGAGACGCCTGGCCGAGGAGCTCGCTCGGCAAACCCCAGGCCGAGACCCTGCCCGCGTCGAGGTACACCACCCGCTCGGCGCAACGCGCCACCGCCGCCAGGTTGTGCGTCACCAGGATCGCCGCGAGCTCGTCGCTCGCCGAGATCTCCGCCAGCAAATCGAGGAACTCCGCCCGCCCCTTCACGTCGACGCCCGCCGTCGGCTCGTCCAGGATGACGAGCGAGGGCTCGTTCACGAGCGCCCGCGCCAGGAAGACCCGCTGCGTCTCGCCGCCCGAGAGCCGCGCGATCTCCTTCTCGAGCAGCCTCTCTCCGCCCACGTGTCGCAGGATCTCGATCGCCCGCGCCCGCTCCTCCTCGCGGATCCGCAGCGGCCAGCTCCCGCGCATGGCCGCGACGATGAGGTCGATCGAGCGCGCCGGGAACGTCATGTCGCTCGTCTTGCGTTGCGGCACGTACCCCACGTCGCGCAGCGCCTTTTGCGCGCTTTTGCCCATGATGCGGATCGAGCCGCTCGTCGGCGTCATGAGCCCGAGCACCGCCTTCAGGAACGTGCTCTTGCCCGCGCCGTTTGGCCCGCAGAGGCACACGAACTCGCCCTTCGGCACCCAGAACGAGACCTCGTCGAGCAGCCTCCGCCCGGGCACGTCGACGACGAGGTCCTCCACCTCCAGCACGCGCGGGAGCGACGCATCGGGCAGCGTGAAATGCCCCTGCGGCATCCCATCCATTTCGGCCTGCGCGGCGGTCATTGCAGGGCCTTGTCGAGGACGGCGGCGTTCTTCTGCAGGAGCTCCTCGTACGTCTCGGCGCCCGCGCTGCCGCCGATCGGGTCGAGCTCGAAGAGCGGCAATTTCGCCTGGTCGGCGATCACCTGCGCGGGCCTTCGATCGAGCTGCGGCTCGGAGAACAGCGCCGCGGCCTTGCTCTTCTCCATCGCGGAGAGCACGTCCTTCACGTAACGCGCCGTGGGCTCCTTGCCGGGGAACGGCTCGATCACGGCCGCGATCTGGAGCCCGTAACGCTCGGCGAAATACCCCATCGAGCCGTGGAACGTGACGATCGTCTTCTTCGTCCAGCCCTTCGCGCGCGCCTCGAGGCCCGCGTGCAGCTTGTCGAGCTCGGCCTCCACGGCCTTGCCGCGCGCCGTGTAGCCCTCGGCGCCCTTCGGATCGAGCTTCACGAAGGCCTCGACGAGCATCGGCACGACCGCCTTCATGCGCACCGGATCGAGCCAGAAATGCGGGTCTTCCGCGCCGTGGGCGTGGTGATGACCGTGGTGGTCGTGCTCGCCCTTCGCCGCGCCCTTGGGCTCGGGCTTCGGCGTGTGGTCGCCGTCGTCGTGCTCGCGGCCGTCGTCGTGCTTCGCGTGCTCGTCGTGGTCCTCGCCCTCCTCGGCGGCCTCGGCGCCGACCTCCTCGGCCGTCATGCGGCGCGGGTTCGCCTTCGGGCCGAGCTGCACGATCGGCACGTCCGTGCCCGCCGCGCCGCGCACGATCTTCTCCAGCCATCCATCCATGCCGAGGCCAACCGAGACGCCGAGCTTGCTCTTCGCGACCTGCGCCATCTCCTTCGGCGTCGGGTCGTAGCTGTGCTCGCTCCTCCCCGGCGGCAGCACGAGCACGACGTCGAGCCCGTCGCCCGCCACGCGCCGCGCGATGTCCCAGAGCGGGAAGATCGAGACCGCGACGCGCGGTTTGTCCGAGGCGGCAGCGGGCCCGCCCTTGCTGCGGTTGCAGGCCGCGGCGACGAGCACGACGAGCACGAGGACGATGGAGCGCAGGACCGTGGCGAGTTTCGGCGTCATGAACGAGCTTCCCCCCGGACGAGGGCCGGGGCGGCAGGATCGCAGGCGAGGGGGGATGCGTGTCAAGCCAGCTCGGATGCTCGTCGGGTGATGCCTCGACGACGCCCCGTAGTACGATGCGGCCGATGGCTTCCTCCTCCCTCACGCCCGCAGCGCAGGCGCGAGAAACGACGCCGATCGCCGCGCGCGCCTGGTTCCCTCGCGTCCGCGTGTGCATCGACTGCCGCACCTTGCTCGGGCCGAAGGAGACGTGTGATGGGGGGCGCAAGCATCGCGTGGCCTCGCTCGAGACCCGCGCGGGGCGCGACGCGCTGCGCACCGAGGTGTGGGGCCCGCCCTCCGTGCGCAGGCGCGCCAAACAGCTCGCCAAGGCCGGCGGCACCTCGCTCGGCGCGGGCTCGATCTTCGAGGGTTGCACCGGCTGCGGCGATTGCGGCAGCGTCGCGTTGGATGCCGAGTTCCTCCCCGTCGTCGCCGTCGTCGCGCTCATCGCGGCCGCAGGCGTCCTCCTTTACTGGATCATCGCCAAGATCTACGAGGCCATCCGCGCCTACCAGAACCGGCCTCGCCCGAACGGCGGGATCACGAAGCCCCCGTCGCTCGGGCGCAGGCCCGGGCCGCGCGGTACCGTGCTCGGACAAACCGGGATGCTCGCCCCCGCGACGGGCAAGCCGTGCGTCGCCTGGGCCCTCGATCTGCGCAACAAGCGCTTCCTCGGGACCGACCTCATGCTCCACGACGCCGAGACCTCGGGCTTCTCGGTGAAGCTCGACGACGGCACCATCCTGCGGGTCCCCGGAGGCCGCGTCCGCCTCGAGG
The window above is part of the Polyangium spumosum genome. Proteins encoded here:
- a CDS encoding metal ABC transporter permease: MDALLEPLLVPFMQRAMIAGAVVGGLCAMIGVFVVQRGLSFIGDGLAHAAFGGIALGLLLGVSLERMTWVALPFTVLIALGIGYVLRRGSLRGDVATGVFSAVSFALGVLLLGLRSTDGPQVNVETVLFGSILAISPEDLLTVGVVGVVTALLLAFTWTKLAYATFDPELAALSGVKVAALDYMLLALTAVVIVVAVKTVGIALVSSFVVIPAATAKMVGRSIGRVALLAIAIGTIGSSIGLILSYHANVASGATIILTLGALFGLSLLFKKR
- a CDS encoding metal ABC transporter ATP-binding protein; protein product: MTAAQAEMDGMPQGHFTLPDASLPRVLEVEDLVVDVPGRRLLDEVSFWVPKGEFVCLCGPNGAGKSTFLKAVLGLMTPTSGSIRIMGKSAQKALRDVGYVPQRKTSDMTFPARSIDLIVAAMRGSWPLRIREEERARAIEILRHVGGERLLEKEIARLSGGETQRVFLARALVNEPSLVILDEPTAGVDVKGRAEFLDLLAEISASDELAAILVTHNLAAVARCAERVVYLDAGRVSAWGLPSELLGQASLSAISAVAGGDHAAHSHHHHLPDEE
- a CDS encoding metal ABC transporter substrate-binding protein, which gives rise to MTPKLATVLRSIVLVLVVLVAAACNRSKGGPAAASDKPRVAVSIFPLWDIARRVAGDGLDVVLVLPPGRSEHSYDPTPKEMAQVAKSKLGVSVGLGMDGWLEKIVRGAAGTDVPIVQLGPKANPRRMTAEEVGAEAAEEGEDHDEHAKHDDGREHDDGDHTPKPEPKGAAKGEHDHHGHHHAHGAEDPHFWLDPVRMKAVVPMLVEAFVKLDPKGAEGYTARGKAVEAELDKLHAGLEARAKGWTKKTIVTFHGSMGYFAERYGLQIAAVIEPFPGKEPTARYVKDVLSAMEKSKAAALFSEPQLDRRPAQVIADQAKLPLFELDPIGGSAGAETYEELLQKNAAVLDKALQ